From Megalobrama amblycephala isolate DHTTF-2021 linkage group LG24, ASM1881202v1, whole genome shotgun sequence, the proteins below share one genomic window:
- the stk35 gene encoding serine/threonine-protein kinase 35: protein MELRNGTQGRIRSLRRGCKRVEPPSANMRRDVSKVLRPLPVETNDDDEPMEEEDCFSLGFLKNANLEPAMLFAAPRYSLIREVGRGSYGVVYEAIARRSGARVAVKKLRCDAPEKVELALAEFWALASLEKKHENVVQLEECVLQRNGMAQKMSHGNKRNKQYLRLVETSLKGERILGYPEEPCYLWFVMEFCDGGDLNQYILSRRPDPRTNHSFMKQLTSAVAFLHKNNIVHRDLKPDNILISQKSGGPVIKVADFGLSKVCAGLSCIENEGDNQVNKNMVNINKFWLSSACGSDFYMAPEVWEGHYTAKADIFALGIIIWAMIERITFIDAESKRELLGTYIRQGTEIVPVGEALLENPKMVLHIPQRTRSIMSEGIKRLLQDMLAVNPQDRPDALQLEVRMDQVTCAA from the exons ATGGAGCTGCGCAACGGAACACAGGGGAGAATAAGGAGCCTCCGGCGGGGCTGCAAGAGAGTCGAGCCGCCCAGCGCGAACATGAGGCGGGATGTCAGTAAAGTTCTGCGCCCGCTGCCCGTGGAGACCAACGATGACGATGAGCCCATGGAAGAAGAGGACTGTTTCTCCTTGGGCTTCCTCAAGAATGCCAACCTCGAGCCCGCGATGCTCTTCGCGGCGCCCCGGTATAGCTTGATTCGGGAGGTGGGTCGCGGGAGCTACGGTGTGGTGTACGAAGCCATCGCCCGCAGGTCCGGAGCCCGGGTGGCCGTGAAGAAGCTCCGCTGCGACGCGCCCGAGAAAGTGGAACTGGCGCTGGCGGAATTCTGGGCCCTGGCGAGCCTGGAGAAGAAGCACGAGAATGTGGTGCAGCTGGAGGAGTGTGTGCTGCAAAGAAACGGGATGGCACAGAAAATGAGCCACGGGAACAAACGAAACAAGCAGTATTTGAGATTAGTGGAAACTTCACTGAAAG GTGAGCGTATCCTGGGTTACCCAGAGGAACCATGTTATCTTTGGTTTGTTATGGAGTTCTGCGACGGTGGCGACCTCAACCAGTACATCCTCTCCCGACGACCTGATCCACGGACCAACCATAGTTTCATGAAGCAGTTGACCAGTGCTGTGGCCTTCCTCCATAAAAACAACATTGTCCACCGGGACCTCAAACCAGACAACATTCTCATCTCGCAGAAATCGGGCGGTCCCGTGATCAAGGTCGCCGACTTCGGCCTCAGCAAGGTGTGCGCGGGACTCAGCTGCATTGAGAACGAAGGCGACAACCAGGTTAACAAGAACATGGTGAACATTAACAAATTCTGGCTGTCGTCAGCATGCGGCTCCGACTTCTACATGGCGCCGGAGGTTTGGGAGGGCCACTACACCGCCAAGGCAGACATTTTCGCGCTTGGCATCATCATTTGGGCCATGATAGAACGGATCACGTTTATCGATGCTGAATCCAAGCGAGAGCTCCTCGGCACGTACATTCGCCAGGGGACCGAGATCGTCCCGGTGGGCGAGGCCTTGCTGGAGAACCCGAAGATGGTCCTGCACATCCCGCAGAGGACACGCAGCATCATGTCTGAGGGCATCAAGCGGCTTCTGCAGGACATGTTGGCGGTCAACCCACAGGACCGGCCCGACGCACTTCAGTTGGAAGTTAGAATGGACCAAGTCACATGTGCGGCATAA